The sequence GGAGTGTCCCCTACTAGCGATGCGCTGCATTGGACCCTATATGCAGTGAAAGGTGGGCAAAGTTAGCTAGGGCGTTCCCTGTAAGCAATGCGCTATATCGGCACTCAGATGTAGGAAAAAAGGGCAAGAGTTTCCACACTTTGATGGACAGGTGCGGGTAAAGAAGGTAGTCCAAGAGAATAAGATTTGTATAGATACTTGGGAATAAGGTTTTTAGCTGGGAAACTAATGGAAATAGTAGATACAATGATTAGGAGAAGAATATACATACTATTTCTTCAGGAAACTAAGTGGGTAGTTGAGAAATCTAGAAAATTGAACATACAAGATTTAAATTATGGTATACAGGAAAATAAGTGGATATGCCCCTTAAGGAGGATTAGAAGAATCCATTTTGGGAGGACATGGATTGATTGATTCAAGGGTTACCAAACGAAGAAAAGGTATTTATTGGAATAGACCTGAATGTTCATGTTAGAAAAGATAGTGGGGGCTATGAAAGAGTTCATGGAGGCCAGGGATATGGATTAAGGAATGAACCAGGTGATGCTATCCTAAATTTTACAACACCACATGATTTGATATTAACGAACACTTGATTCAAAAAGAGAGAATCACACTTAGTTACCTCTAAAAGTGGGACAAACGTTAGTCTCATAGATATCATCCTTACTAGAAAAGTGGATAGTAGATGTTGTAAAGATTGTAAGGTAATACCAGGAGTGAGCATTACCACTCAACATAGGGTAGTGGTACGAGCTATTTGTATTAGAAGATGGATAAGAAGAGAAATTAGACAAAGAAATCCAAGGATTAGGTGGTGGAGTTTGTAGGGAGAAAATCAAGATGTGTTTAAAGATAAAATGATCAAAGGCAAGAAATATAGACGAAGATGTTGATAAGATTGGAATGAAATGGCTAATTGTATTAAAATAGTGGCAAAAAACATACTTGGACAAGAGAGTGATGTGGTGCTTGACAGGATGATGGTGTAGCTAGGTGATACCATATCAGACTGGATGGTGGTGAGAATGTGAATGACTTGCGATTTGTGATGGGGTTGATGGATGCTATAAGTGATAAACTAAAGGCATGATGGAACAGCAGCTAGAATGGGTCTCACACTGCTTGGCAATGTTTCAAGATGGTTTCTAGTGTGGTATTGGTAGTGGCAAAGACAAATAGGGATAAAAGGCAGGGGCAGTTGGGGTTGGCATGGATTCTGAATTTATGATGAGTGGGGTTTTCAGTTTGGGCTTGATTTGTTGGGCATTGGGTGATGTTGATATGTGTGGCAATGTGGCATTCATAACTTTCTGTTGCAGTAGAGAAGTATGATAACAAAGGGTTTTGGGCTTTGCTAATGGTGGCTGCAAGTCTTCGAGTCCTCGAGATTGGTAGTTATTGAATTTTAGTAGCAAGTGACGAGTGGGGTGGGGGTTTTGGTCTAATAGATTAGAGGTTGGGGTGGCAATAAGGGTTTGTGTTTGGGAATTCGGGTTGGAATGAGTCTTGTGACTTTGTTCTTCAGGGGACGACATGGTCGTCTTGGCTTCAGTAGATAcaatgtttctttatttttgggtgTTAAATTACAACTTCCCTCAAGTTTGGGGAAATGCCACTGTTAGAAACCCactcttatttttgtaaatgACCTCCCACCCCCTTAAAGTTTTGATTTGTATAACAAATAACCTCCTATGACCATTTATGTCTATTACAAATCaagtcaaaatatttttcaaaccgaattcccataaaaaataaccTTAATGATTACTAACCATATTGGTTATAGAATAAGAaagtttttttcaaaataaaataacaaccaCAGCGGGTAAGTGTCATTTTTAAGAATATGAGGGTGTTTCTAATATTTCCCAAGGGAGGTTAGTGTAATTTacccatttctttctttctttcatttggaAAACTGGATTAGAGTTATGCTCTGATAACAAGTTGATGCAGCACAAGTTTGAAAGGCAAATGGGAGGCAAATGGaatagagaaaggaaaagacgGGCTTAGGAATCAACATTAAGTGGGAAAACCTAGAAATCAGAACTTAGCTATTGGAAAATTCCAGGAAATATCAAAAAGGAAAGTAATTAAAAAGTAAACATAATCTCACATAATCCTCAATCATACTAAAATTACATTAATGgacattcaaattcaaattagcAATAATTTTGTGTCTGCACCATTCTATTGATAATTAGACATTACAATATAACTGGCATTACCATGTTGATGATAAATATTGTAATATGCTGATCTATTATTATATGCTTGCTGAAATCATTTATCATGATATGTATCAGGTAATACTTTTTAGTTCTGCCCATGttcaaatttaagaaaatcatcTTGTCTGAtctctgtttgtttgttttggttctcaattttctttcttaatttacAGGGCTACATCTGCCATTACCCATGTTGTTCTTGGtcagtttaaaacttgtattcTTCTTCTTGGGAACTACTATGTCTTTGGTTCAAATCAAGGATATACTAGTATTTGTGGAGCATTCACAGCAATTGCTGGTATGTCTGTTTACACTTACCTTAATCTGAGGCAGAAAACCAGCAAAACATCTCCTCGACAAGCCTCTTCTGTACCAGTATCTAGACTGAGCAAAGAAAATGGCAACAAACATGATGGCAATTATGGCAGGGAATCAGTCTAACAAAATACTTAACTTTGGTTAGAAGATTAATCTGAAGATGGTTCATTAACTTGagttttttattgattttttttccacttaACCTTTCTGAATTCTTAGAATAGGGCTCTTTCATTCATATGAGTCTCTGTTTATAGGCTGCTTGGGTGCTACAGTTAACATTAATTTTAGTCTGTTTTAGTCTATATTGTTATTCCGGCTTAAAGGGCTTTTGCAGGTTATGTGGAGTGCTTTTTTGATGTCCTGACTGCAAACTCAACATTGTACATATGGATGGTGTGGAGGATTCTTTAGTTCGATATAATTTTATCaggatttttattatatttttgtttgtgtattTGACAGTTCGttccttttatttgttttatttttggcgAATAAACTGTAGCCAATACAATTCAGGAATTtcataataatcatataaaGGCAATTAGTGTAGAAGAATTTAATTGAGGAAGAATATCCAGAAAGGTTGCCAGAGTTTATAATGGGTTGATTGGAAtggaatagaaaaaaaaatgtcatactCCTTTTGGGAGATTTGAGAGGTTatgatatttaattatttatcttcCTTTTTGAATCTTCTGAAGGAATGGAATGAAGGAAAGTAACATTATTTGAGGGTTGAATGGGAAAGGATTGGCAAAGAATCATTGTCAtacaacattattattattaaggattaaaaaataagattaaaaagaaagaaaaagaaaaaaagaatagaggttCTAGATACGATTGTAAACAAGCTGAGTTTTGATCGTAAACAAGTTGAGGTTTTTTGAACGCAAAGCAAACTGCTGAAAATCATTgccaagaagaaaagaaagtacaACAAAGCCAGGAGAGAAAAGCTCGAGGCAATTAACGGATTACAAACTGTCTTCCTGTACAATTTGAATCAGCAAAGGAGGACAAACTCCTTTCCAAACTTGAGATGATTCCTTCTGCCTCCCATACTGAGCCAACTCGTGAGCTACCTTGTTGTATTATCTTTTCACATGCTTGATTTTCTAGCtactaaaagaagcaagcagACTAAGAATTCCTTAATAAATATGGCCAAGACAGCCACTATTTCCAGCTGCTAAAACACTATTGACCGCTGTTAGAGCATCAGATTCCAAAATAATTTGGGAAAGCTTTTGCTCCTTGGCAAGAAGGAGACCACATTCCATAGCCAAAGCTTCAACTTCCTCCACCAAGTATTGACCCTGAAGATATTTACAGCAAGCAGCAACAATATTACCAGCTGAATCTCTTATAACAGCTCCCACACTAGAGTCCTTTTCACCATCCGAACTAGCACCATCAGCATTGATCTTGAATACACCTGGAGGAGGCGCTAACCACTTTCCTTCTGACCAAGACAAACTTTGAGCACAAGCTGTTGAAGCacttttgaattcaaaaatatatttctttgcAAAACCCCAAATATGGTCACGGATTTGACTTGAGGACTCATACACAATTCTATTTCTATTGTACCAAATTGCCCATGTAGCCCCAACGAAAATCTCCAAGTCACTGGATGAACCAGATTCCAAAATCTCCATAGCAATATCTACAATATTTCTATTTacattcaacaacaaaatcGGACAGTCTAGCCAACAACTCCAAACCCTCTTAGCCATTTCACATTTCACAAAGACATGACAATTCGTTTCAGGCTCCATACCACAAGCCGGACAAACATCACAAATATCAACACCTCTCTTTTGCAGATTCACAAAAGTAGGAAGAGCATTCATACACATTCTCCAAGCAAAAATACGTACCTTGGGAGGAATGTTTaagtgccatagtttttttccATAGAGGACTTCTAGAATCACCGGCAGAACATTCGCCTACCTCCAAAGTATCAAGCACCCCAACAATATAATACGCACTTCTTACACTGAATTCTCCTTTTCTATTACCCACCCATATAATCTGGTCTTCTGGAAGGCTGTGGCAAAGGGGAATATTTAGAATAGTCCTTTCTTCAAAAGGCAAGAATAGAGATCTCACTACATCACCTTTCCACCTCCTAGTATCTCTATCAATAAGCGCTGAGACCCTAGGGTAATCATTAAAAGACTTTGGGGAGGAGATAACTTTGTATGTTGTTGGAGTCGGTAGCCATTTATCCTCCCAAATAAGAATCTTCTCACCACTGCCAACTCGCCATCGGGTGCCTCTTTTCACAACTTCCAACCCATTGAAAATGCTCCTCCAAGTATAAGAAGGGCTGGATCCAAGCTTAGCGTGAAAAACATCATCATGCGAATAATATCTTGCTTTAAAAATTTGGGCCACCAGAGAGTTAGGATTCGAAATCAACCTCCAACCTTGCTTAGCTAGCATAGCAAGGTTGAGAGCCTGAAGATTTCTGAACCCCATTCCAACACTCAACTTAGACTTACACAATTCCTTCTAACTCGCCCAAGCAATTTTAGATTCTTGACccctttgaccccaccaaaatttcctcATCATTGCTTCCATCTCATCACAAAGGCTTTTCGGGATTTGGAAACAACTCATCATGTATGTTGGAATTGCTTGAGCAACGGCTTTAATAAGGACCTCTCGGCCTCCCACTGAAAGcattttttccttccaccctgATAATTTTCTCCCCACCCTCTctttaatttcagcaaaaatttcaacttttgacTTGCCAATAATTGAGGATAATCCAAGGTATTTTTTATGGCGGGTATCTTGCATAGGCCCCAACATATTTTTATACTTCACTTCAGTGGCGGAGCCAGAATTTTAGCTCAGAGaggacaaaattaaaagatattatTTAAAGTGAAAttgatctaaaaaatattaatcgatgataataacaaaataaataaacaattgtaagaaaataaatatatttcatattattaaaataaatttaaaaaaataattaattcataCTATAAGATTTACAACAAAatgtttacaaattgatgtggtaAAAATGTTATTAGTATTACTTAAACaatatataatgaataaatgtctgaaattattttttgtagttggtgacatatcaatttgtaagatataagtagtaaaatttgtagtatttctAGCATCAATCGACAATAAAATACTGTAAAGAGTATTATTAATAgtgaaaatggtaaaaaaataatagaaaggaaaaaaaattgtgaaacagGTGTCAAACTTGGGACAAGACAAAAGCTATCTACAAGAACAGTAAAATAGGTGACAAGGTGGTAGATTTGATGTttgagaaaactttttttttgtgtcagAGCTACTTTGTTTCAACCAAGTGGgagtccttttttttgtttttttctctataAATCGTCAAAGAGTCTAAAAGTTTGAGCTTGGTTTGACTCATTAGTCAAGTTGAGCTCGAGTTCAATATCaagcttttgagcttgagatctaacataaatatattatcaagtctatttcaagcttattatcaaacttATTTGGTTTGAATAAGTAGTATCAACTCTTATTTAGTTAAAGTCCAAGTAAGAAAACAGTTTATTTGTCAAACTTATATCAAGCTTATTACCAAGTTTATTTGGTTTGGACGTGTAGTCTCAAATCTCAACTCctatttaattaaagttttagtAAGATATGAGTTTATTTGTCAAGTTCATATCAAACTTATTACAATGCCTATAAATGACCCTAAACTTGGCTTGTTTTGTATCAAGCCTTAATGTTCATGAGTATGTTCATTAACGATGTATTTTTGCTTAGGCTTGactcatttattaaacaaaactaaaactaaaactaaactTTAAACTTAGTTTGTCTATAGACAAATAAACATGAACAAACTTCTTATTGAATCAAACCCTAATTGTTATGAATGacgtggttttttatttttatttttttttattaccctagtttcagaattttttttaataataaaaatttccattgtttttttcctcctttcctAAACAAGCTATTATTGTATGCTTAGCggtttgattattttgttttaaacttatttttcaatccaaatagtATCAAAGCCAACCTGGTAATGCCACGTAGGCTTGGAGACATTGTCTCATAAAGTAAGTTCTAACGAGGACGATAAGAATTTAAGTGAA is a genomic window of Quercus lobata isolate SW786 chromosome 2, ValleyOak3.0 Primary Assembly, whole genome shotgun sequence containing:
- the LOC115968349 gene encoding uncharacterized protein LOC115968349, producing MGFRNLQALNLAMLAKQGWRLISNPNSLVAQIFKARYYSHDDVFHAKLGSSPSYTWRSIFNGLEVVKRGTRWRVGSGEKILIWEDKWLPTPTTYKVISSPKSFNDYPRVSALIDRDTRRWKGDVVRSLFLPFEERTILNIPLCHSLPEDQIIWVGNRKGEFSVRSAYYIVGVLDTLERGVDICDVCPACGMEPETNCHVFVKCEMAKRVWSCWLDCPILLLNVNRNIVDIAMEILESGSSSDLEIFVGATWAIWYNRNRIVYESSSQIRDHIWGFAKKYIFEFKSASTACAQSLSWSEGKWLAPPPGVFKINADGASSDGEKDSSVGAVIRDSAGNIVAACCKYLQGQYLVEEVEALAMECGLLLAKEQKLSQIILESDALTAVNSVLAAGNSGCLGHIY